The genomic region TTGCCCTGCCAGACGATGCGCCCGTCACCATAGGCGGGAAGACGACCACCTTCGCCTCAGCTCTTCAAGAGTTGCGAGTCAACGCTGTCCTGGTCCTGCGAGATGGTCGGCTGGTGCGGGAGGTGCACCGCAACGGCGGTACTGAGGAGAGCCGCTACATCGGCTTCTCCATGTCGAAGTCCTGGATGTCCGTTCTGATCGGCATCGCAATTCAGCAGGGCCATATCGGCGGTGTAGATGATCGGGTCGTGAAATACCTGCCCGAACTGGCTGGCTCGGGCTACGACAACGTCACCCTGCGGGACTTGCTGACGATGCGTGCTGGCACCTCCTGGGTGGAGGACTACTCCCCTGGCACAGAACTGGACCGGGTGCGAGACGCTTCCGCCAATACAGAGACGGCCTATTACGAGGACATCGCGGGAAGTCTCCGCGCAGTGGAGCCACCTGGCTCCCGGTTCAATTACTCCACCCTCGACACCGAACTGGCCGGCGTGATCCTGGCGCGAGCCACAGGGCGCTCCGTGGCCGAGTACATGAGCGAGGTTCTCTGGAAGCCGGCCGGCATGGAGGCGCCTGGTTACTGGCTCATGCAAGGCCCTACAGGGCGGCAGCACGAATGGTATGGCGTCGGCTTCGGCGCCAGGCTGCGTGATTATGCCAGGTTGGGCCAGATGATGCTCGACGGT from Roseomonas marmotae harbors:
- a CDS encoding serine hydrolase domain-containing protein — encoded protein: MSMSYRGPLWASLCLASLFLGPAAGSAWGQAPDPALIEARRQRSNPSVALLMYRHLDELLNTRPVAPGEGSWRLERSNLALPDDAPVTIGGKTTTFASALQELRVNAVLVLRDGRLVREVHRNGGTEESRYIGFSMSKSWMSVLIGIAIQQGHIGGVDDRVVKYLPELAGSGYDNVTLRDLLTMRAGTSWVEDYSPGTELDRVRDASANTETAYYEDIAGSLRAVEPPGSRFNYSTLDTELAGVILARATGRSVAEYMSEVLWKPAGMEAPGYWLMQGPTGRQHEWYGVGFGARLRDYARLGQMMLDGGVANGKQIVSKDWVEASTRSEDGRYFYFWWGIPGVDGFSANGIGGQRVFVDRATRTVMVLASYAAVTGEARGADLFKSVISALR